The genomic window GTTCGTAATTATATATATCGCGGGTGCCGCAGCTGGTTTTATGAATGTTATGGCGGGAGGGGGTTCAATGGTCACTCTCCCGGTACTCATGTGGATAGGATTGCCGCCGCCTGTTGCAAATGCTACCAACAGACTGGGTGTGATATTTGAAAGCGGTATAGGAGTAAAGACATTTCGATCCGGGGGTATGAGGTTTGACAAGTCTGTACTTCCGGCGATAGTGTCTGCAACGATAGGTTCAGTCATAGGTTCTATGTTTGTCTCTACAATAGCTAAGGATGTGCTGGAGAAAGTGATCGCAGTAACTCTCCTGGGCGTGGTTCTCCTAATGTTACTGAAACCGAAGCGGCTTGCTTTATCAAGACCTTCTCGAGTCCTCTCGACTGTAATCTTTTTTGGTGTGGGCTTCTACGGGGGATTTTTACAGGCGGGAGTTGGTTTCTTCCTGATTGGAGCGATTACCTTTTCGTACGGTTTTGATCTAGTGAGGACGAACTTCACTAAGATTCTTATCGTCTTCATCTACACGGTTTTTGCTCTGGCAATTTTTATCCTTAATGGGATAATCTACTGGGTTCCCGGTCTGGTTCTTGCGGCAGGAAACGTTGTCGGAGCCTATTTTGCTGCTAAGCTGTCGATAAGAAAGGGCAGCGGTTTTGTGAAATGGATTTTGCTGATAATCGTGGTCGTAAACGCCATCAGGTATCTCTTCTTCTAGAGGAGTGTGACGGATTTCCGATGAGAGAGCTTCTGAGTTTTCTGAAGAAAACAGGTTATCTGACCGACCCAAGACTGGAGTCGGCCTTAATGGAACTTGACAGGAGGGATTTCGTCTCGCCCGAAGTAGCGGATGAGGCTTACTCCGACAGAGCTCTAGTGAGTCTTGCAAGCTCGGGGGAGATTTGCTCCACATCGACACAGCCGTCTCTCTTGATTAGCATGATAGAAGAGTTGAAACTTGACGAAGAAGACAAGGTCCTGGATCTTGGAACGGGAACAGGCTTCTGCGCTTGTCTGCTTGGAAAAACGTTGAAAAATGGAAGCGTGATCTCAGTGGAAACTGCCAGAACGG from Mesotoga infera includes these protein-coding regions:
- a CDS encoding sulfite exporter TauE/SafE family protein, producing MTVLQFVIIYIAGAAAGFMNVMAGGGSMVTLPVLMWIGLPPPVANATNRLGVIFESGIGVKTFRSGGMRFDKSVLPAIVSATIGSVIGSMFVSTIAKDVLEKVIAVTLLGVVLLMLLKPKRLALSRPSRVLSTVIFFGVGFYGGFLQAGVGFFLIGAITFSYGFDLVRTNFTKILIVFIYTVFALAIFILNGIIYWVPGLVLAAGNVVGAYFAAKLSIRKGSGFVKWILLIIVVVNAIRYLFF